CAAGCACTTTCAGTACACGCAAGTCTTAGCGCAGGAAAGCAGAGCAGCCGTTTTGCGGTTGTTGGACACGATAAGTGAAATAATTGCCGAGTACGTTCTATTGCAGGTGCAAAGTGGGGCACAAATCATTCAGCTATTTGACACTTGGGCTGGGAATCTCAATAGGGAGGACTTTGAGATATTTGCGCTACCCTATTTGCAAAAACTTACTCGCGTTATCCAGGATACCCATACACCGTGCATTATTTACTTGAACAGCTCGCACCACTTGCTCGAGTCTTTGCGGCAAAGCGGCGCTAACTGCATTAGTATTGACTGGAAAACCCCGCTTAGCGAAGCTCGTGCGCGTTTAGGAGATAACATAGTGCTTCAGGGCAATTTGGATCCAACCCATTTATTTCGAGAAAAACATTTAATAGAGGAAGAGACGTCTAGGATGTTAGGCTCTACGACTCCTTTTCAGTCTTACATTGCGAATTTGGGCCACGGGATATTGGTCAACACGCCACGGGAGAACGCCCTTGCTTTTGTTAACTCGGTAAAGAGCTTTGGAAACTCGAAAATTTGACGCAATAATCGTTGGCGCCGGAGTCGGGGGCTTAACGCTCGCTTTCTTGCTCCAGCGGCGCGGCGAGAAAGTTTTAGTCGTCGAATCTTCGCCAATCGTTGGCGGAGCAATTCTAAGCGAGGAGAAGGGCGGTTTTTTGC
The Deltaproteobacteria bacterium genome window above contains:
- the hemE gene encoding uroporphyrinogen decarboxylase produces the protein MSSAKTLSNSLPADPLMLRAIRNESVERPPVWIMRQAGRYLSEYRELKEKHGFLGLCSSPELAVEVSMQPVRYLDVDAAIIFSDILIPMSCLGIEVAFDPGPKIANPLRSTADINQLRQTAPLSRVSYVFDAIKLLKTELDRYCEEREPKAVIGFAGAPWTLACYILDQGPYKHFQYTQVLAQESRAAVLRLLDTISEIIAEYVLLQVQSGAQIIQLFDTWAGNLNREDFEIFALPYLQKLTRVIQDTHTPCIIYLNSSHHLLESLRQSGANCISIDWKTPLSEARARLGDNIVLQGNLDPTHLFREKHLIEEETSRMLGSTTPFQSYIANLGHGILVNTPRENALAFVNSVKSFGNSKI